From a single Plasmodium coatneyi strain Hackeri chromosome 4, complete sequence genomic region:
- a CDS encoding ATP-dependent acyl-coa synthetase translates to MHVYSLLFTAAYLINTATYSAQNLKGLSYSTVATQSTKVGESDVYVGRDEQLEAETNTYKHLFPLLLEKAKSIANEVAITELEDSEVKRETTYGEIFDQALSLGRYLNRKDGGIPKKEYKEEQCNNGKFKLLGIYGSNSANWLVADFACMASGVTSLVMHSKFSIDEVCEILNESKLEWLCIDLNLVEPLLEKKDKLPYLKKLLILDNLSLSTNKGRRVNRPGAPPETEEQKEKREKSEKLEEENYELFKKLKSKAEELGMSMSEINDFTKDQVPSYKVLKEHKPEHISTIVYTSGTSGKPKGVMLSNRALYYTVVPVSRWSIFLKFNPQQHFSYLPLSHIYERSIAYLSFYRQMKIKIWSKDISLFSKDMSQSGANIIVGVPKVFNRLYTTIMGEIAKLPAHKRFMVKKIIALRRGNNYGAFSKLLENMTHVSQKIKEKINPALEAFFSGGGKISPKVERDLSVLLNINFYQGYGLTETTGPIIVQHQRDYSTNNIGGPVSPYVQYKVVTWEKYDAKGRPPRGELLLKGKQLFSGYFLRPEQTKNAFTDDEFYKTGDVVQINKDGSITFLDRSKGLVKLSQGEYIETDMLNNLYADIDFVNHCVVYGDDSMDGPLAVINVDKDIFAKCLERDGVLKEQGITASDFLKNLNDDTLNQEHYLKYVREKMFEMYKTTNLNRYNVINDIYLTCKLWDTSNYLTPTFKVRTFYVFNDFKFFIDKVKKGYKDKMKAKNK, encoded by the coding sequence ATGCACGTATATAGCCTTCTCTTCACCGCCGCGTATTTGATCAACACGGCAACCTATTCCGCCCAAAACTTGAAGGGCCTGAGTTACTCCACTGTGGCAACGCAGTCCACCAAGGTGGGCGAATCAGATGTATACGTAGGTCGAGATGAGCAGCTGGAGGCAGAGACCAACACTTACAAACACTTATTCCCGCTGTTGCTTGAAAAGGCCAAATCAATTGCGAATGAGGTAGCTATCACCGAACTAGAAGATTCAGAAGTAAAAAGAGAAACCACGTATGGAGAAATATTCGATCAGGCTCTTAGTTTAGGTAGATATCTTAACAGGAAGGATGGTGGAATACCGAAGAAAGAATACAAGGAAGAACAATGCAACAATGGGAAATTCAAACTGTTGGGGATATATGGATCCAATTCTGCGAACTGGTTGGTGGCCGACTTTGCATGCATGGCTAGCGGTGTTACGTCTCTAGTGATGCACTCCAAGTTTAGCATCGATGAAGTGTGCGAAATATTGAACGAAAGCAAACTGGAGTGGCTATGTATCGACCTCAATTTAGTCGAGCCTTTGCTagagaagaaggataaattaccctatttaaaaaaactgcTTATATTAGACAATCTAAGTCTTAGcacaaataaaggaaggagagtgaACCGGCCAGGGGCACCCCCAGAAACGGAGGaacagaaggagaaaagagaaaaatcagaaaagttggaagaggaaaattacgaactatttaaaaaattgaaatccAAAGCGGAAGAATTAGGAATGAGTATGTCTGAGATAAACGACTTTACAAAGGACCAGGTACCCTCATACAAGGTCTTAAAAGAACATAAGCCAGAGCACATATCCACCATTGTGTATACTTCAGGCACTTCGGGAAAACCAAAGGGAGTCATGTTAAGTAATAGAGCTCTCTATTATACTGTCGTGCCAGTGAGCAGGTGGAGCATCTTCCTAAAGTTCAATCCACAACAACATTTCTCCTACTTACCCCTTTCGCACATATATGAACGGTCCATAGCGTACTTAAGTTTTTACCgacaaatgaaaataaaaatatggagCAAAGACATATCCCTTTTTTCGAAAGATATGTCACAGTCAGGTGCCAATATCATTGTAGGTGTGCCTAAGGTATTCAACAGATTGTATACAACCATTATGGGCGAGATTGCAAAGTTACCTGCACATAAAAGATtcatggtgaaaaaaataattgcttTACGTAGAGGAAATAATTACGGAGCTTTTTCAAaacttttggaaaatatgaCTCACgtgtcacaaaaaataaaggaaaaaatcaacCCCGCATTGGAAGCATTCTTCAGTGGAGGTGGGAAGATATCTCCCAAGGTGGAAAGGGACCTAAGTGTTCTActgaatataaatttttaccaGGGGTATGGACTAACAGAGACAACTGGACCCATTATTGTACAACACCAAAGGGACTACTCCACGAACAACATTGGAGGACCCGTTTCTCCCTATGTGCAGTATAAAGTAGTTACTTGGGAAAAATATGACGCTAAGGGAAGGCCACCAAGAGGGGAACTACTCCTAAAGGGAAAACAACTATTCAGTGGATACTTCCTCCGTCCAGAACAAACGAAAAATGCATTTACCGATGATGAATTTTACAAAACAGGAGATGTTGTACAGATAAACAAAGATGGATCCATTACCTTTTTGGATAGATCCAAAGGTCTAGTGAAATTATCACAAGGAGAATACATAGAAACGGATATGCTGAACAATCTCTACGCAGACATAGACTTTGTAAATCACTGTGTCGTGTATGGTGATGATTCCATGGATGGACCACTGGCCGTCATCAATGTAGATAAGGACATATTCGCAAAATGCTTGGAAAGAGATGGTGTGTTAAAAGAACAAGGAATAACCGCTTCcgattttttgaaaaatctAAATGATGATACACTCAACCAGGAGCACTACCTAAAATACGTGcgagaaaaaatgttcgaaATGTACAAGACGACCAACTTAAACCGCTATAACGTCATAAACGATATTTACCTCACCTGCAAACTGTGGGACACCTCCAACTACCTCACCCCTACGTTCAAGGTCCGAACCTTCTACGTCTTCAACGACTTTAAATTCTTCATCGATAAGGTCAAGAAGGGTTACAAGGATAAGATGAAGGCCAAGAATAAGTAG
- a CDS encoding RING zinc finger protein yields MGIIGSSLASNIEDDFRTDHHPRSISFSSPIINRTDSEHLYDLINQGPNINIQRTSVVRNSVNLRRKTLKIINHGNNVYLINFIFDALYDVEISIYFCCKEEFSENREAFYTPTKYPTVTNIYPKEINQIYMSSPSDAINLNIFDVNDLKCKPSYEYIVPILIVLRALGAPIPQAQYNFAYLQEDEVKDNIHCADKYKLVLYKQKIQFGNRYFEVQEIFGIEKSKAPQPDAVSNFLSGRECVICLTEERDTAILPCRHMCLCNVCANVVRMQNTKCPICRQDVRGLLQINIDNKRDTVPEGKSSIEIYTLFSTLVG; encoded by the exons ATGGGAATAATTGGCTCTTCATTAGCTAGCAACATAGAAGATGACTTTCGGACTGATCACCAT CCCCGATCGATTTCGTTCAGCTCGCCCATAATCAAC CGAACCGATAGTGAGCACCTGTACGACCTAATCAATCAAGGACCCAACATAAACATCCAGAGGACGTCGGTTGTGAGGAACTCTGTGAACCTTCGGCGGAAGacattaaaaattataaaccaTGGAAACAATGTGTACCTGATAAACTTCATTTTTGACGCCTTGTACGATGTGGAGATATCTATATATTTCTGTTGCAAGGAGGAGTTTTCGGAAAACCGGGAGGCCtt CTACACGCCCACGAAGTACCCCACAGTGACCAACATATACCCGAAGGAGATAAACCAGATTTACATGAGCAGTCCGAGTGACGCCATTAATTTAAATATCTTCGATGTGAATGATTTGAAATGCAAACCCAGTTACGAGTACATCGTCCCCATATTGATTGTGCTAAGAGCACTTGGCGCACCCATTCCACAGGCTCAATACAACTTTGCCTACCTGCAAGAGGACGAAGTGAAGGACAACATCCACTGCGCCGACAAGTACAAACTTGTGCTTTATAAACAGAAGATTCAGTTTGGCAATCGGTACTTCGAAGTACAGGAGATTTTCGGCATCGAGAAGTCCAAGGCACCACAACCCGACGCCGTCAGCAACTTCTTGTCCGGCAG AGAGTGCGTGATATGCCTGACGGAAGAGAGGGACACCGCCATACTGCCCTGCAGACACATGTGCCTGTGCAACGTG TGCGCAAACGTAGTCAGAATGCAAAACACCAAGTGCCCCATTTGCCGGCAAG ACGTCCGTGGTCTGTTGCAAATCAACATAGACAACAAGCGGGACACCGTGCCAGAGGGGAAGAGCAGTAT tgaaatatacacattgtTTTCAACTCTTGTGGGATGA